In Desulfovibrio aminophilus, a genomic segment contains:
- a CDS encoding division/cell wall cluster transcriptional repressor MraZ translates to MKFRGHAHRSLDPKGRIILPPEFRDQIFAEVPDGRIVLTIFEGHVIGITPSQWDKLEAELQKKSKNPSRQLRDFMRILYSGYEEVQVDPQGRMQLPAHLRKSGRLAKEVVLLGVGDRFEIWGEESYQSLLEQDYSDVSDELSDAGVILPF, encoded by the coding sequence ATGAAGTTCCGCGGTCACGCGCACCGCAGCCTGGATCCGAAGGGGCGCATCATCCTGCCGCCGGAGTTCCGCGACCAGATCTTCGCGGAAGTGCCGGACGGCCGGATCGTGCTGACCATCTTCGAGGGCCACGTCATCGGCATCACCCCCTCGCAATGGGACAAGCTCGAGGCCGAACTGCAGAAGAAAAGCAAGAACCCCAGCCGCCAGCTGCGGGATTTCATGCGCATCCTCTACTCCGGCTACGAGGAGGTCCAGGTGGACCCCCAGGGCCGCATGCAGCTGCCCGCGCACCTGCGCAAGAGCGGCCGCCTGGCCAAGGAGGTCGTCCTCCTGGGCGTCGGCGACCGTTTCGAGATCTGGGGCGAGGAGAGCTACCAGAGCCTGCTGGAGCAGGACTACAGCGATGTCTCCGACGAGTTGTCCGATGCCGGTGTCATCCTGCCCTTCTAA
- the pyk gene encoding pyruvate kinase: MHTKIIATLGPASSDEAAVQALVDAGARIFRLNFSHGGKEGFIRLVDIIRGLERKLGVTLSILQDLSGPKIRTCDIGLGTLEISRGDEVLLGVPGQEEGRSEPVICLDQPAVIKSLKVGDTVALSDGMLQFHVTGRENDFLVRMTAENAGIAPPRKGIAFPGKTTPLDALTAKDKVDLALGLQIGVDVVAMSYVQSADDICSLKAEMRQLGKSLPIIAKLERRGAIQNLQRIIEEADGVMVARGDLGLECELSDIPAIQKRIINACNAAGKPVIVATQMLLSMVNSPLPTRAETTDVANAILDGADCIMLSEETAIGKYPDKAVAFMRKIAQTAEEFHFESASGPKAPGDQEHPARFLAYAAALLAQKTRSKAIVCHSTSGATARILAACRPKQPVYALSPDARVRHFTNLSWGVVPAAPPEGEDSHQDRAERFVCDSPTFAAGDTVVITAGQPKRNQIQAQTNVVKIFEK, translated from the coding sequence ATGCACACCAAGATCATCGCCACTCTCGGCCCGGCCTCCTCGGACGAGGCCGCGGTCCAGGCCCTGGTGGACGCCGGGGCGCGCATCTTCCGGCTGAATTTCTCCCACGGCGGCAAGGAAGGCTTCATCCGGCTGGTGGACATCATCCGGGGGCTGGAGCGCAAGCTCGGCGTGACCCTGTCCATCCTCCAGGACCTCTCCGGGCCCAAGATCCGCACCTGCGACATCGGCCTGGGCACCCTGGAGATCAGCCGGGGCGACGAGGTGCTCCTGGGCGTTCCGGGCCAGGAGGAGGGCCGCAGCGAGCCGGTCATCTGCCTGGACCAGCCCGCGGTCATCAAGAGCCTCAAGGTCGGCGACACCGTGGCCCTCTCGGACGGCATGCTCCAGTTCCACGTCACCGGCCGGGAGAACGACTTCCTGGTGCGCATGACCGCCGAGAACGCGGGCATCGCCCCGCCGCGCAAGGGCATCGCCTTCCCGGGCAAGACCACGCCCCTGGACGCCCTGACCGCCAAGGACAAGGTGGACCTGGCCCTGGGACTGCAGATCGGCGTGGACGTTGTGGCCATGTCCTACGTCCAGAGCGCCGACGACATCTGCTCCCTGAAGGCCGAGATGCGCCAGCTCGGCAAGAGCCTGCCGATCATCGCCAAGCTCGAGCGCCGGGGCGCGATCCAGAACCTCCAGCGGATCATCGAGGAGGCCGACGGGGTCATGGTGGCCCGGGGCGACCTGGGCCTGGAGTGCGAGCTCTCCGACATCCCGGCGATCCAGAAGCGGATCATCAACGCCTGCAACGCGGCGGGCAAGCCGGTCATCGTGGCCACCCAGATGCTCCTCTCCATGGTCAACAGCCCCCTGCCCACCCGGGCCGAGACCACGGACGTGGCCAACGCCATCCTGGACGGCGCGGACTGCATCATGCTCTCCGAGGAGACGGCCATCGGCAAGTACCCGGACAAGGCCGTGGCCTTCATGCGCAAGATCGCCCAGACCGCCGAGGAGTTCCACTTCGAGTCCGCGTCCGGGCCCAAGGCCCCCGGCGACCAGGAGCACCCCGCGCGCTTCCTGGCCTACGCCGCCGCGCTCCTGGCCCAGAAGACCCGCTCCAAGGCCATCGTCTGCCACAGCACGTCCGGGGCCACGGCCCGCATCCTGGCGGCCTGCCGTCCCAAGCAGCCGGTCTACGCCCTTTCGCCGGACGCCCGCGTGCGCCACTTCACCAATCTCTCCTGGGGAGTGGTCCCGGCCGCGCCGCCCGAGGGCGAGGACTCCCACCAGGACCGCGCCGAGCGGTTCGTCTGCGACTCCCCGACCTTCGCCGCCGGGGACACCGTGGTGATCACCGCCGGGCAGCCCAAGCGCAACCAGATACAGGCCCAGACCAACGTGGTGAAAATATTCGAGAAGTGA